The genomic stretch ATCTAATGATTCCTAGAATAGGTCGACCATACTGGATGCTAAGGTACACCCTTTTTAAGAAAAGAAAGGAGGTGACTATTGGCAAGGTCGATGAACTTTCTCTTGCAGATGCAAGGTTGAAAGCATCTGAACTTCGAAAGCAAATCAGCGAAGGGATTAACCCAATTGCAGAAAGAAAACGGAGTAAGCAAGCCGATATACAAATAATCGATGATCTCTTCGAAGACTGGTACAAGGATTTGTCCAAAAGGCTCAAGCATCCCAATATACCTAAGCGTATCTATCAGAAAGAGATCTCTCCACAAATTGGTCAATACACGTTGAAACGTGTCACACCTTTAGATATCCGTAATATCATCCAAATAGTCGCTGACAGTGGCCGTCCAACCACAGCTAACGACACGCTAATGTATTGTAAGCAGCTTTTTAAACACGGTATGAAGATTGGTGTTATTGAGTCTAACCCTGCACTAGCATTTTCTAACTATGATGCTGGTGGCATTGAAGAAAGTCGAGATCGGGTCTTAGAACTGGAAGAGATTAAACATGTTTTTTCCGTCTTCAACCAAAACATTTATAGCTTCAATCGAGACAACTACCTAGCTTGTGCTCTGCTTCTTTGTCTTGGCGTTCGTAAATCAGAGCTAACAGAAGCAAAGTGGACTGAGTTCGATCTAGATAATGCTTTATGGCACCTACCAGCGGAGCGAAGCAAATCTGGCACAGGTTTCACGATTCCGCTTCCGGAGCTGTGCATTAAATGGTTTAAAGAACTACATCAGCGAGCTTGTCGCTCGGAGTACGTCTTCCCAAACAGAAGGGAAAGCAAAGTACCTCACATGGGCAAAGACACACTGAACAGGGCTATTTCAAAGCTATTTGGTCGAGAGCCCGGTCGTAAGGTACAACCACCAAATAAAATGGGCGATATCAAACACTTTGCGGTTCACGATCTACGCCGCACCTGCCGGAGCCTACTCGCTTCAGTAAAAGTTCCTAGCCATATCGCAGAGCGCTGTCTAAATCACAAGTTGAAAGGTGTTGAAGGTATCTATGATCGATATGACTACTTGGAAGAGCGCAAAGAAGCTCTAGAAAAAGTCACCAAGCTAGTAGAGGAAAACATTGCCATTTAAAGCTGGCAACTACATTCGATAACAAGATCAATTGAAAGTGCTATAGCCACGTTGGTAGGAAATTAATGTTGAAAATAAAGGAGGGGGGTTCCTGTAGAAAAATGAAGATGTAGCGTCCCATACAATCTGATTTGCTTGGGCCAGTGCGCACAGTTACATCCTTAATACTTACCCAAATGTTAATCCAACATCTCGTTACTGACCTATTTATCAGCAAAGGTCTTGAATAACAAGAATTTTATCAATGTTTTTAAGTAAGTAACAAAAGTCACAATGATAGTAATGATATATGGTGGCATACTGATAGCTCCATTTTCATTTCTTAGAACATACATGAAAAAAGTCTCGCCTTTGCTACTATCATTTCTGCTGTGCTTTCTTAGTTACTCCCCCCTAGTAGCTGCAACAAATCCATCTTTTTCTCAAGAAACACAGACTAAAACTTCTCAACTACCAACATCTACTCAAAATAATATAGAAGCTGATAATCTTGACTTAACCTTACTCAAGGTTATCGAAAATCAAAAGTCAGCTATATCTAACCTTCAAGAAAAGCAACAACAATTACAAGAGCAGATAGAGAAATCCGAAGGAAGAATGAGTTTTTCTGTCTGGGTTAGCGTGTTATTGGCATGTGTTACCATTATTGTAACTGTGTTTGGTGTGATCGTAGCTATAGTTACTTTCTTTGGGTTTAAAAACGTAAAGGAAAGTGCAATTAAATCAGCGCAAGAACTATCAACTTCTGTAGCCTCAGAAGTCGCCCGAAATGAAGCTAATCAAAAGATTAACGAAGTGGCAAAAAAGGAAATAGCATTTTTGCTAGATAACGGTGAACTTAAGGAACACTTAGAAAGTGCAGTCGACTTAATTGTAAGACGACAAATAAAAGATAACGGATCGAATGGTTTTAGTAAGTACCCTGAGTTAGACCTTGAGGAAGAACAAGCATGAGTAAATCCGCTGAATGGACAAAGCTAAGTCAGTTTCAAAAATCAGTTATTGAGAAACAACACTCTGAAGTACCCGTAAAGCTTGGTCAGATAGCTAAAGATCTAGGTTTAGTGGTAAAGAAAACAACTTTAACTGCCAACATATCAGGTCAAATAAAAGAAGAACAAGATGGTACAGTTAACATAAAAATAAATAGGCACGATGTAAAAACAAGGCAGCGCTATACTCTTGCTCACGAGATTTCACATTTCCTCTTGCATAGGCACCTACTGAAAGATGGCATCACTGATGACGTTTTATATCGTTCGTCTCAATCTACCGCCATAGAGAGAGAAGCAGATAGATTAGCGGCAGACATCATTATGCCGATGGAACATGTTCTAAGACTTAAACAACTTCATGCAACAGATAAAAAGGGAGAATTGTTGTATGAAGCTATAGCGGAAGATATGGCAGTCTCAGCAATTGCGTTAAAAAATCGATTAGGCGTCAAGTAAGGGAGGCATCAATGAATATAAAAATAGCTTCTTACATTCCTTTTATATCTCTCAAGCCAGCAGAAATGGCAGCTCTCGAAGAACTATATGATTGTGAAAAAAATCAGATACTCCCTGCTTTCTCACTAAAACGTTGGGCGACCTGTAAAAGCTTTGACAAATCAATGGATCGCATAGAGAAAGCATTTGGGGAAAGACCATGGATAGCTGATGTTGATGATGATTTCCTCAACTCACTTGAGAGTAGAGCGCAAGAGGAAGGGGCTGCCGAAGTTTTCCTTGAATTTCAGAAACTACTCAAGCCGGATGATGGCTATAAGAACTGGGTAGAATTTATCAAAAAGCATGAACATATCATCCCTACAGTTAGACTTCAGGACTTAGAACAGCTAGACAAACAATTAGACCGACTACTGGAATTAGAAAGAACTATCGTCGTCAGATTAAAAATGGCAGGCAGTCAACCTGTAACAATTCCGGACTTCCATAAGATAATACAAACATTAAGTTCGTATAAACTAGATCAGTTGTTCTTAATACTAGATTACGGTGATCTAACTCGAATCAACCTAATTGAACACCACAAATACACCCAATTCATTCAGGGCGTACATAAGATGCTTCCTAAAGCAACAATCGCTTTTTCTGGAACGTCATTCCCTTATTCTTTTGGTCGTTCTTATCGAGGGGAAGTTTCTATTTTTGAGCGCCTTATTTTCAACAAGATAGTTAAAGATTGTGAAGGAATTAAGTTAGTCTACTCAGACAGAGCAAGTGCTCGTGCTGAAGCTATGGGTGGGGGTGGTGGCTTACCTCCTCCAAGAATTGACTATGCACTAAAAAACGACTGGAGATTCATCAGAAAAGAATTTGATGATGAAAATGAAGACGAAGAAAAAGAAGAGCTCTATCAAGAAGCTGCCCAAGAAATGATAAATTCAGATTATTGGATAAAGGACCTAAAAGCATGGGGGCGACAAATGATTGAGAAGACCGCAGAAGGTAATAAATACGGTATTAACTCAGCCCAAAAAGCAACCGCGGTAAGAATTAACCTTCATCTTTACCAGCAAATTCATTATTTTGAAGAGATAAGTGAGTTAGATACCGAAGAAGATTGGGAAGATTGAAAAAAGGTGTGGCGTCCATTTAAGCGTTCGCCACAATTTTATTTGAGCAGTTCTTAGAGCCAAAGGTCTGATTTAACTCTTCTAAAGCTGAAATGAAGCTATCTATATCAGTAGATGTAAAATCTTTTTTCGGTAATTTTAAATGCTCAAGAGCATCAGGGGTGCTCATGCCGGTTTCCAAATTTTCAAAAAAACTGTCATTTCTTGATTGATAGCGCCCTTTAATGAAGTCTA from Vibrio ostreae encodes the following:
- a CDS encoding tyrosine-type recombinase/integrase, translating into MGNLTVNQVKAIVKDQKTGRHADGDGFYLMIPRIGRPYWMLRYTLFKKRKEVTIGKVDELSLADARLKASELRKQISEGINPIAERKRSKQADIQIIDDLFEDWYKDLSKRLKHPNIPKRIYQKEISPQIGQYTLKRVTPLDIRNIIQIVADSGRPTTANDTLMYCKQLFKHGMKIGVIESNPALAFSNYDAGGIEESRDRVLELEEIKHVFSVFNQNIYSFNRDNYLACALLLCLGVRKSELTEAKWTEFDLDNALWHLPAERSKSGTGFTIPLPELCIKWFKELHQRACRSEYVFPNRRESKVPHMGKDTLNRAISKLFGREPGRKVQPPNKMGDIKHFAVHDLRRTCRSLLASVKVPSHIAERCLNHKLKGVEGIYDRYDYLEERKEALEKVTKLVEENIAI
- a CDS encoding ImmA/IrrE family metallo-endopeptidase, with translation MSKSAEWTKLSQFQKSVIEKQHSEVPVKLGQIAKDLGLVVKKTTLTANISGQIKEEQDGTVNIKINRHDVKTRQRYTLAHEISHFLLHRHLLKDGITDDVLYRSSQSTAIEREADRLAADIIMPMEHVLRLKQLHATDKKGELLYEAIAEDMAVSAIALKNRLGVK
- a CDS encoding beta family protein; this encodes MNIKIASYIPFISLKPAEMAALEELYDCEKNQILPAFSLKRWATCKSFDKSMDRIEKAFGERPWIADVDDDFLNSLESRAQEEGAAEVFLEFQKLLKPDDGYKNWVEFIKKHEHIIPTVRLQDLEQLDKQLDRLLELERTIVVRLKMAGSQPVTIPDFHKIIQTLSSYKLDQLFLILDYGDLTRINLIEHHKYTQFIQGVHKMLPKATIAFSGTSFPYSFGRSYRGEVSIFERLIFNKIVKDCEGIKLVYSDRASARAEAMGGGGGLPPPRIDYALKNDWRFIRKEFDDENEDEEKEELYQEAAQEMINSDYWIKDLKAWGRQMIEKTAEGNKYGINSAQKATAVRINLHLYQQIHYFEEISELDTEEDWED